The genomic window CAGACTGTCCCTCacaactgagaagaaaatccaGCAGCTCTGTAACAGTCTACGTAGCAAAGGAGCCACAGATGGCAACCCTCAATGTCATACTGCTATTTCACTTTGGTGGTCCAACACACAGTTCTAAAATGTTTAGAGaaacaataatatttaaaagaaggaaggatAGGCAAGCCAGAAGcaaattaggagaaaaaaataattgtaaaaaaaaaacaacttggagAAAGGCAGCGGAAAGAGCAAGACACAAAAATCATAGCGTTGGAATGAAGGGCAGAAGATAAGGTTGGCTCACTTGCTCAGATTTGGGGGATGAGAATAAAGAGCCATGCACAGACATTTCCCTCCTTGCCTAGCAGAGTGAACATGGGAAGAAGCTATGTACCACCAAAAAAGCCCTGGTGCAGGGCAGTGTGTTGGCCAGAATGCTTTACAGCCGATGTACTTCAAGCATCCACCACAGCATGGACCACAACATGTGACTCATGCCTCTGcacaaaacatgcatttaaagcaaaacaagtgcttaaaaaaatcacatatttgCAGAAACGTTACATTTGTGAAGCATTTAGACAGAAAAGGCACCAAATTAAATAGGTGTTCAACACAAACTGTTGGCCTACTTCCAAACAATCGTACTTTAGCAACTGCATTATACACAccaatttgcttttcttataCCCCGTTTTTTTCCTGCCGAAACCTGGGGCTATGGAATCTCTAGATTGCCATTCCATTTCAGACTAGAGAGGTACAAAAGAAAGATTTAGATCCAGCATGTAAAAGCACATAAGAATAATGCACATCTTACGTTACACCAGGATGAagattgtatttcttctttccaaatcGGGTCTGCTGCGCAAAGAAATCATAACGCTCTGATTTCTTCCACATGTAATAAAATGCTACACACTCACCAACTGATCTTGTTCGTACCTAGGAAATACGTGCCATGAAAATTTTGATGACTTCAAATAGGTTTTTTGTCAAAAAGCTAccatttaaatcaaaatgtgTGAAATTCAAAGTCAATGCTTCTTTGTAAGACATATGAAAGAGTGGAAACTATTGACTCAAAATTTCAGAGGCCCAGAAATTAAAACGCTTTGTAGTAATACTGATGCCATCTCAAGGCGCTGCGAGCAAACCTTCAGGAGAAATATCCCTGTCTGTTTCCCCACTCTATTCAAGACCAGAATAAGACTGTAGGGCTGTAGACCCTTCCTGCATGTACGCACAGCAAGACTTCTGCACTTCCCTGAACCTAGGGTTCACAGTCACAGAGGATTCTGGACTTTGACAAAGCAGCTTGACTACCAGTGTAGTCAGAACTAGAAGAAGTAAATATATTGATTTGTGAAGGAAATTGAGCACAAGAACTTAtccacatttcttaaaaaacaagaagTAAGAACTACATTTAAAAGCAGTGTTTACCTTATTTGCCTGAATCACATGAAAATCCTTGCCATACGCTTTCAGCCCTTGTTCAAAGTTCCTGCATTCTTCTTCTGTCCAAACAGATAATTCTTCTAAAGGAATGAGATAAAGAAAACACTTAACATAAAAGCATATGGCCAGTAAAAGAGAATTTAGTGACAGAAAACATATGGCATTCAAGTTTCTTACAGCACTTTCTGACTAATGAGAACCACCTCCAGAAATTTCACGTACtgctacaaaaatgaaaattctccCTTCGAGTCAGTAGATGTTCATCCTATGGACTCAAACTAGTTCTGggtattttttttggaaggagcACGGGAAAAGGAGTGGGGAATGAGATCTTCCCCTACCCCTGTCAAGAGCCAGCAATGATAGGATGTTAATTCCAGTTAGGTGAAGTAAAACACTGTGCAGCTCACACAAAAAATGGGAAACGGGTGGGAAATCTTAGCTCCAATGAAGCCAGAATAAACCCCTAAAAACGTGCAGTCACAGTTCTAAGAACTTAATACAATTTGGCCTTATTGATTTCTCAGGTCACAAGTAAGGACTAAAACAGAGTGAGAACAAACTGATCTTGATTTGATCACCCTTGTCTTGTGATTTGCACAGTAAACTCTGGAGAAGCCAACTGTTTAAAAGAAGAACCTTTTGTTAGTTGCTTGTTACTGTGAGCACAAAGATCAATACCAAAACAGCAAATGCTTCAGGCTCCAAAAGGATCCTCAAGACCAGCATCTTTTTAGCGCTAtaccttttcaaataaaaggttTTGATGCTCGCTCTCCCTTACTTAGAACTGAGTTATctcatttttttaagtttgttcCATTGACTTTAACGACTGAAGAGGTGTAGAACAAAGAATGAAATGCCAAGGAAATGCACAGTTCAGCTGCTGAGAAGTCATTTTACATGTTAACTTGTTATTAAAGtcacaaatataaatatcaaGCTTTGTTAACAGAAGGCTGATTTACTTGCTGTCTTTGGGGCTGTAATTGTTTACACTACATCTGCTAATTTCATTCTCTCAGAGAACAAAAAGACATTCACTGAAGGCTGCATTTAAGCAAGCACTGATACGTAATGCTGACGTGCAGTCAAGCTCTAATAAAATGTCTCAGTCTGCTGACAGCAAAACCTGCTATCTGTGTGACAAATTAAAGGGAAGTTCGACAATAGGAAGCTAGCTTTGGTGTACGCTCACCTCTGGCTGCTTTCACATTAAATCTCAACCTTCGCAATGATTCTTCAGTATCAAAATTGCACTTAACCAGTTCATACAATGCCTGTGAAGATGCAAAGATGTGCATTTAAGATCCTTAATAGCACTGAATTTACGTTGTGTCATAGGAGCATACTTAGTAAATCATTAAGACCTAATTaaagaggattaaaaataaactttttgaaTGAACGTGTTGCAATTTACAAAAGCACACAGACATATTTCCTCCGTTcaatttccatttctcttaATTACACAACCAGATATACACCCAGGTGaagtattttaacattttcatcattgcatacatttataaaattcatgttttatttttgtataaagaCTCTTATACATTTAGCTTCACGCATTCATGAAGCTTAGAAAAAATCTGTAACTGAAAGAACAGAACTCATTTATGAAcgattatttataaataaaataatgcattgaTACAAAAAGCAAGGTTAAGCCAAAGTTAACAGTTCAATATTTGttgacaggaaaaacaaaacacacattgcATGTCTATTTCCAAAAGGAATATAAAGCTTTTTCAAGCCCAACTTTAATTATtgggattaaaataaaataaagggatAATTCATTCAGTAATACTAAACTACAAATCCCATTATTGTTATATACCTGCTCATTGTCTTTAATATGTGATCCTTCAGGAATTGCATCTAGGCCTTTCTCATCACCCGTACGCCTTGATGCTTCATTTAGGAACTCAATCACTTTATCTTCTGGTAAGAAGTCAGGATTCCACAACAGCTGGTCATCGTTTTCATACACTGAAATAaccagaagacaaagaaaagcgAGCTAAAACAACCATGCAGATGTTTATTCTCTCTTATAAAGCCAGCACCGAGGCCCACTGCTCCTCCATCACAGTTAATGCCCAGATGCCAAACATTCTGCAAAGTGACACTTTGCAAGGAAATTTCACTTGGACTTTCCTATTAATTCCTAGAAAtactttctaaaacaaaaacattcaggtgaagaacatttatttttaatactaccAGATCTCTACTGTCTTTTCAGAGCTTTTGCATGGGCTTTCAGACCAGGGGAGCTTTCACAAACTTACGTTAATGAAAGCAGCATGAACAAAGGCCACGTCCTCTAAATTACCTCCTAGTTTTATACTGAATAGCCTACAAGCTTTGCAAGATTATAATATCAGTATagcaaaatgaagtaaaattcaAGTTATTAGATAAAACAGAATCAGGAAAGCATCCTGACCTGCCTGTGGCCCGGTCTTCCCTGAAAGATAACTGTACAAAAACCAGCAAGAAAGTAATTTAAACATTGATTCCATTAGCTTGGTGAGCATCTTTAACTCTTGCTCaacaagagagagaaggagcaaGCCCCTGTGAAGGTACAGTGAGCACAGAAAGGGCCGGTGGAAAGGTCAGAGTGGAGGCTGGGTGCATctcaacttgaaaaaaatcaaattttacaTTACAGTAAATAGaatacaaatagaaaataaatgcagaatagaaatacaaatagGCAAAATGGTAAGAAAAATAACCAAGTGTCTTGTGAAGGAAGACACTTTCATTTGACAAATACCACACACTTTGGGAATAGCCCTCAACagttttctatgatttttttttttcttccaaaggctAGTCCTAATCTGATGTTTGGTTGCCCATTTGAGAAAAGGATTTTAGATATCTTGGGATATAAACCCCATTAGAAGCAACAACTCTTTTCAGGAGACACCCGAGAACTGGTTCCAAGCCACCCTTCCTGATGCAAGCTCAGCACGCTGCCATGCTCACTGAGGTCTGCGTCAGGAGGTCTGAAAGCAGCTTCAGCACCTTTTGGTTTTCAGAGCTACCCTGTGATTTTCAGTCCTGAGCCTTCTGAAAACACATTGTTTAATTCTGTAGATTGTTCATAACCTGAAATTCTCTAATAGCAGCTACTTGTACTCCAGGTGTAGTCCTCAAGAGAGCCAGTTCACAGTAATTAGCTTAGCACAGCATCCACAGTTGTTGTTCCTCACACCAGCATGTCAGAAAATACTCTGAAAAGCAAGCTGGTTATTCTTAAGAGTTGTagcatttttgtgcttttgtttacGGGAGTGGATCCAAGAGGACCGGTCTTCTTAGAGAACAATAAAGATGGGATATGGACATAAAAGGACTAAAGACATAATTTCAGACACTTGCTTTTCAGCTCTAGATTTCATCCATATTCCATCTCGAGTCCTGTCAAAGATTTaatctaaaacacagcagaaaggaagagcagGGGCAGAAGATACCAAACCCCACTGGTATACAAGACTGGAACAACCCTAGAACATTAGTGAAAATTTAACTTTCCCCCTCAACGGGTTTTGCCCGTGACGTAGGCTCTGCATTCTGCAAAGAGCTGTGTGCAGGACtatgaaaaactgttttatataGGTTACAGCAGTGCATAAAACAGcagtatcttttttattattggaGGCCAGAAGCCATTTAGAGCTGAGTAAATACCAGTAAGAGCAGGTGAGTGATCCATAAAGCGTAATTTACCACACCTCAGGTAAATACATAATTCAAGCTCTATTTTTAGACAGTGGCAGGAAAAGTGTGCAAGGAGCAACCTCACAGGAAAAAGCAGGTATTTTCTCATTTActgctttccattttcaatGGAAGCTCCTGACTTCTCACATGATTTTACGTTACATGCTCTTCAACTTCTGTGGGTACCAAGCCCAGAGCTGACAAAACGTGTCAGCCTCACTGCCAGCCTGCTCTGTCAGCAGCACGACCGCTGCCCTTCTCAGTTTGCAGCCAGATCAGGCTACAGCACGGCTACAGCAACCTGCAGCCTGAAGCCAGACAATTGCCAGAACCTGAGTGTATTCACAGATTCTAAGAAGGCATGGAGTTTTCTGCTGGTTAGCTTAAAAACTAACTTACAGGAAAGCTGCAGTCTCCAACTGACCTGCAGCGTAAATGTAAGCCCTTAGTAATGGGCTGAATGAGCAAGAAAATCTCTCACAGCTGGGTTTAAACTGTGTCTGCTTTTCCTTAGTCAATGACACCGACAAAGCATTGACAAACGCTCTGGTTgggagtgggaaaaaaaaaagtagaataagAGGTACTCAAATAATGACTGAAGAGttgtaaaatgtgaaaatgaaagctgctgGTGCCATTTTGTCTCTTTTAACATGTTAATCCAATTCCAAGAACACCATTTCTTTACTATGTTTCACATAAACATAGTATATTAGGTGAAGAGATTAACATATTCTATCTGAAAACTTCTGTAAATTACCAAATTACAAAACAAGGGCTCAATAGGCCAGCACtataatctttcttttccaagtcTCAAGCTCTGATGGTGAAGCACACGAACTACAGTTTGAGACTGTGgttctatttttcctttgaaggagCTGTTATGTTTTGCCACACACATGACCTAAGTCTaatatgtcttttatttttccccactagAAACTTAAGTCAAGCAATGACAATAGTGCTGCCATGTCTCacctttttcattctctttgtaTTTGCAAATGCCAGCTGGAATTTCAGCTTGAAACATAGAGCCCACCATGATTTCCTGTttagaaataacagaaacaaaaagttaaGCAACCAGCAACCACAGCCTTGCAGGTTTTTCTACTGAAAGGAAACATGACCGTatcattctttctctcttaaaaCTTTAATTCTTCAAAATCAAAAACGAATTGGCAAACAGCACTATAGAGAAACGTATTTCTCACTACCTGGGGAGGTCTTTAACAGTCATTACCATAAAAACATCAATATCTGTCAggacaaaatggagaaaaaatgtgtGATCTACAGAGCTCAAAGTTACTAGGTAACAGATCAGCTCATTATTCACGGAACACATACTTTTTTAACAGCCCATATTTACCTTTTTCCAGTCTTCTGAGGGAATATAATCTTCATCTTCTTCGGATTCCTCTTCTATTTCGCTATCTACAAGAAATTTTCCAACATTTATTAGAGAGAAGGAGCCACGCTGGAGCCATGCTGAGCGAGGCAGCCCAGGACGTCCCAGCGAGCTCCTGTGCAAGGGTGAGGGGAGGACACGAGCCCGGCCAcccactgcagccctgctctgcctcctggcCGCCTTATCTTACACCACAGAAGTGCAAATGGCAGTGCGAGTGACGAACCAGATGCTCTGGCACTGACTGCTTTCAAAACAACCCACCCAACATGCACATTTAGAACGGCTCAAGATACAGGGCTGACTGCAGAAAGTTAAGGCAGAAATGCATACATCCACTGATTTTGAGGCTTCCTAATAAAACTTGGCTCTCCCTCAGCCAGCTGGGAAGCGGTTGAGACGATCCACATCCAAACTGACTACaaacagctgctttctgaaagcGTTTGTGTGTGGACATTCAGCATCCACAGGTGGATTTCAACACCATTCTCTACAAGCTCCCAGCTCTGTTActgctcttctttctcccttacagcagcagccactgaaTTTAAGGTAAAGTACAGCACAACGTGTATGGCGAAAGACAGCATCAGCACTAAAATGATTTGTGCAGTAAATTACAATTTACACGCAGCTGAACACTGTAAAAACCCCAAAGCTTGTGCAATGCACTTGCATTATCCTAAGAAGAGTTCATTTAAGATACTTGCAATCTTCTGCATAGCTACATGCTGAGGTTTCTCGACATTTCTGGATTAAAATAAgctacagattaaaaaattgcattaattACGGATTAAAGAACTGCATTTCTACTATGCTATGACTATTAAGATATCAGAATGAGccttttgctttaatttgtgTTAGTTAAAACACAGTACAGTAGGAATTTAAACATCGACAGTGATGCCTGGTACGTATATAAAAGTCAAAGGTAAAATACCTGTTGTCCAAATGGCCCTCCTGGTAGCTCAATACTGAAAGGTTCAAATCCCACAAATCCCACTAAGTAAAATTGCCACAGAAATGGGAACTGCCTAAGGGGACAGCTATGTAACTGTAGCTCAACAGTCTCAAACAGATGCAAAcccaattattattatttttttaaacaaaacaagagaaaatactaAGTCCACAACGCTGGCCATGGTACCAAATATGGaattcttgaaataaattcttttcatTGTTATCTCCTCCTTCATTACTTCAGGTTTAAAAATCCATCTGCCTTTTCCTGatttcattccttttgttttatctaTCAGTGATCTTAAAGGTTTCATTTCTAgtaaatttcagcttttatttttattcattcagaCTCTCACCTTTGAAGGAGTACGTAAACTAATGCCACCTGGCCTTCTCAAGGTAATCACACACTGTGCAGCAGGTACCTAGTTGAAACAGTGCATTTTCTACTTGCAGGATTTTTAACCTATGTCCTTAGTGTGAagtggcagctgcagctctgacaGCAAGGTAATACCATACTGAACAGCCAGGTGTTGCTGAACCCCTACTGAACGCTCCACAGCAATGCTGTGACTGCACAGTGTAGCAAGGCCCAGGCTGCAGGCCCCACAGAAGGGTATTTGTTAGGAAGGGCACATCCCTCATGGTGCAAGTTGGTCTCCGAAGCCATTTACTGCACCTGGACTCCACGTGCAAGGAAATTTTCCTGAAAGGCACGTCCACACAAGCCTGTTTGTGGGATCATAAACTGCACTGCCACTAGGCCAGGAGTAACATAGCAAAAGGAGTTACACTGGCTGAGAGCATGCTTTTCCAAATTgcagaaattcagatttatttccaCAAATACAACCCTTTACGAAAACAGGATATTTAGCCTTAAACAGAGAGCCTTATCTGGGGAGAAGAGGTAGCATTCAGctaaaaataggatttttttgttgctcACTGAGTGTAATGATAATCAAGAACAGTGAAATCAAGAGAGAACACACGTTTGTAGGTATCTAGATGCATATTTCAGAAGGAGAATACTGTGTTAACGAAGCTGTTCAAAAGCAAAGGTCAATCACGGTGAGATAACTGTTCGTAGTACTGAACTGTACATACTtgtatcaaaatatttacacCGACGGGGGCGAATTATCTCCTGTGGATCTTGAGAAGCAACAGATGGTGCTGGGTCGTCATTAGATGACTGCGTCTCATCTTCCTGACCTGATGAATCCTTTATGGTTTCctccttaaaaataagaaagcaaagaggagACAGGTATACCTTCTGTGTGGCAAATACTACATGGTAGTATTTTATCCAAAATTGCCAATGcatgaaaaccaaacaaataccCTTAGATATCTGCCTTCAAGTGACTGTACAGATTGTGGGCTGTTCAGACCGAACCATAACAAATGTGTAAGCACATCCGTGTTATTTGCTGACCGTGATTTTAAGCAAATCAGACTGAACACTCCGATGCTAACACACAAATCAGAAACATGAAACACAGTTAAGCATCATgtctagttttaaaataagtcAAGAGAATCCTTCCAGtactcatttaatttcatttaactttAAATTTTACTTCAGTCTTCAAAGCCCCTCCTTAGGATTTTTCAGTAGGAAGCGCAGATCTTTAATGGCTCTGCTTTTCTCAATCAAATGGAAACGTTATGTTCCATAACAATAAATGTCAATAGAGAGGTCCAACCCTACGGGAATAGTACCTTGGTAAACTTGCATGCTGCGTGTAAGCACATCGTTGAGTCACCGAAAGAACACGGATAAGAATAAGCTACTTCATTAGAAGAGAACTCACAACAACAATGGGAATTGTTACAATTAGTTAAGATGAAAAGGctaaaaaagtcattattttctctgaggCATGTTGTCTCCACCATTCATGGGCTTTCTGACTACGGGTGAGCGCTCACGCTTGCTGGCTGTGACACCCAGGCACATGGCTGTGTGCACCTTTAACAGCGAGCCCGGCGCTATCACACGTGCAGCTTAAAGCagcttaaaaatagaaagcagcTAAGTGCAGCAGAGCTAAAAAAGCTGTCGAAAGATGTGCACTTGCAGAGAAAGCCTGAatgatttataaaattattccaCCCCCATGGCTGCATTTTACTGCCTCGCTGCTAAAAGCACTGAGCGTTGCTGGAGCTCTCCCTGGAGCCCAAGGCACCCACCAGAATGTAAGCTGTCAGCTCGTGCTCTCCAGCCCCAATGCTCCCCTCCACCCTTGGTCCTGCCCTCTGAAGGCTGGGGTAGGATATGTGAGCACGCATTTTTGATCCAGCCACAGCTCCAGGTGTGCAGTTAGGTGAAATGCTGCCTGTGGTCACTGCACCGGACTGCGGCGGGGCAGGAACacccctggctctgcagcacgcTGCGAGGGGTTGGTGccctgcagggggacagggacaggggctgCTCCTCTTGCTGCTGACATCTCAGCCATGGCAGAGACTGGGATTGGATCCATTTAAGAGAAAAGGCAGGCACTACCTCACATCAGCTAGTACCTCAACTGGAGAGCCAGCAGAGGCCCTGAGAGCACAGGATGGAAGTTGTGTCGGGAAGCAGCTGAGATACAAGGATGTAAGAACAAAGTGGGGTGCAGGAATGCTACTGGGcacaacaaaattaaacactttTGTGCCCTTAATTTTGTATATTTCACGGTATGTAAATTTCTCTGCCTCTCCAGCTTCTTGAAGCTTTCCTAATGCAGTGTAACTCTGCATCGTTCTCCTTTCTGAACCATtcaacccacaaaaaaaaaagatctttcatAGCATATAACAAGGGAGCGTGCAAATCCTAAGAACTTCATTTTTGGAATCAAGTATGtcatttctcatctttctgtCTCATTCCAGACGCTCTAAATGGGTAAGatatcaaagaagaaaatgtatcttGTTTAAATCCAGATTAGGTAATTCAACTTCCATTAATGCCTGTGATTTTTTGTCACTGACAGCACAAAGAGTTTCATCTTTTAATGGAATTCAGGAAGCAACTCTGAATGCCACCAGTAATGGAGAAGTTACAGCTGTGCCTGTGACAGGACAGGATTATTACAAATACACAGGACATACACAAGTAGAAAAGACGCTTCTAAAATCAGATAACTTATTTTAAGAACACGCAGGACAGGACTTTGAAGATGCTAAATTCAAAACCATACACTCTGCAAAGATATTTGAAGCATTAGATGTAATTAACAACTTAAAACAAGCAGGGCGATTACTGCCAGGCTGACAAAATACAATTTAGATGCTGAAGTTAGAAAACTTGCGGTATCCTCCAATGCTCACAGACGCATCTTTTAATTCAACGCCATACTTCATTGCTCTGTTTCAGCAGATCAGCTTTTCATCTTGGAACAAGTACTCAGCCATACCTAGAAAGGTACCTCCAGGCACTGAACACTTCAGTTAAGCCAGGCAGTATTTCTGAAGGACAATTACAATTCCTTCTTACATGATGCTAAGTGTATAAACATACTCTAATTTGCCTCAGCAATGGTTTGGAATGATACAGATGAAATTAGGAACAATTAAGAGAAATACTGATGGGTAATTAAGAAGAAACATTAGAGTTCAGTACACAAAGCATCTGAAATCAACTGTCTTATGAACTTTTTCTGCTGGGATCTGGCACTTTGAATGGCTCTCTAGTACAGAATGGATGTATGAAAATCAGATCAGTGTAAACACTTACTTTGTTTTCACCACTACAGCCACTGTTGTCATCATTATCGACATCATCGTcatcttctccctcctcctcctcctcttcatcatcttcatcatcatcatcttcttGGAGTGGAATGGTACCTTCATAGCCATAAAGGCTAAGTAGCTCCTGGATTGGCATATCACTTTCCTGATAAATATTCAAACAAAGTTGGAGGTTTATCAGAGGTATTTCACACCCCACATCTGCTCTAGAGCCTACAGGTGTGCATTTTAAACGTAAGAGCAAAACCAGACAGCTGATGGGCAGCTATACTAGGAATGCCCACTCTAAACTGAACGGACAGTGAGAAGTTTCGGCTCCTAAGAAAAGGGTGTGGGTTTTTATGCAGCAGGACTTTTAATTTCCTAACCCTTTATAAATTTATAGTAGACTTCACATGCCACACACTCTCAAAGGGGCCACAAAGTTCATTAAAAGGGCACCAGAGGGCTGCatgccccatcccctccctggTATTTGCCTACTACTACTTAACCAAACCACAAGCACTGCAGCATGGCAGGTAATGCCTGGTTCTGTATGGCAGAGAGATGCTTCTGAAACGATCCCGAGCTGTGTTCACACCTATGGAACAAGGCATGCATTGCACTGGACCCTAAAAGGTGGCTGGACATCCAACCAGTCATGCAGTGGGCATGTTTGGGGTTAGTGATGTGCCTGGAGGTGCTGTCAGTGTAGCTGACTGAAGGCTACCGAGCTAAACCATCAGCTGCAATCTGTGTCGTGCCCAGCTCCAAAATGACCTcagaaaggagaggagcagagatTATCTGAAGACCCTGGTGGCCAAGCATGAGGTGTGCTCCACACATCTCCCTTTTAGTACATACACAGTACAACACACTCCTTATTGGAATATAAAATTGATGATATTCCCTTTATCACCCCAAAACTACCCAAAAAATGTGTAGTATTTTGTGCATatctacagaaacaaacaaaatgtgagTCAGCAGCAACTGCTTCCCACAGACAGCTAAGATGCTGACAGTTTTGCAGGAAATACGAAGCTAGCTGCATGGCAGGGGCTTTTTCTACTCAAAAGCAGTGATTTTTGCAGTGTTTCCAAGAATTCAGCAGAATAAGGACCTGAACTCGCAGCGCCTGGCTTGAACACGGAGTTAAATCTTTGTTTGGAGAGCTGCACTACAGGGGCAGCTCCACGTGGTTCTACAACCTGAGCTTCCAAtacaaaataatgcaaaaaatgCACCTCACCTATGCTCATCTCCCCTTCCTGTGCCACGAGGAGTTGGATGCAGGTGAGGGATCGCCTGAATTCAGCATCACTGATGTCCAGGCAAGGACAGCAGTGTTTACACACACGTCTCCTCATTCACAAACACGCAGCTTTAATCCAGCTGCCTACAAAAGCAGATGTAGGTAGGAAGCAAATCTAGTAAAATGTGTGCAGATTTAGAAACCTTTCTACAGCGAATTCTGGTCTGCTCTGCAGAGATACTTCACGTGATCCAGTCAGATCTGAAGTTTGGTGACTCCCGAGCTGTTGCCAA from Aythya fuligula isolate bAytFul2 chromosome 8, bAytFul2.pri, whole genome shotgun sequence includes these protein-coding regions:
- the MIER1 gene encoding mesoderm induction early response protein 1 isoform X2; protein product: MLVHDFDDERTLEEEEMMEGETNISSEIEDLNRESDMPIQELLSLYGYEGTIPLQEDDDDEDDEEEEEEGEDDDDVDNDDNSGCSGENKEETIKDSSGQEDETQSSNDDPAPSVASQDPQEIIRPRRCKYFDTNSEIEEESEEDEDYIPSEDWKKEIMVGSMFQAEIPAGICKYKENEKVYENDDQLLWNPDFLPEDKVIEFLNEASRRTGDEKGLDAIPEGSHIKDNEQALYELVKCNFDTEESLRRLRFNVKAAREELSVWTEEECRNFEQGLKAYGKDFHVIQANKVRTRSVGECVAFYYMWKKSERYDFFAQQTRFGKKKYNLHPGVTDYMDRLLDESESAASSRAPSPPPTTSNSSTSQSEREDGATSSSNQNGVSANGPGEVPNKDEAKMEGLHVNGPTSGKKTPHTDLDTNGYETENLSIDPKLAHSTSRNENDFEEKSERPLKRRRINSNGKESPGSSEFFQEANSHGKLEELESLDD
- the MIER1 gene encoding mesoderm induction early response protein 1 isoform X1, whose amino-acid sequence is MAEPSVESSSPGGSATSDDHEFDPSADMLVHDFDDERTLEEEEMMEGETNISSEIEDLNRESDMPIQELLSLYGYEGTIPLQEDDDDEDDEEEEEEGEDDDDVDNDDNSGCSGENKEETIKDSSGQEDETQSSNDDPAPSVASQDPQEIIRPRRCKYFDTNSEIEEESEEDEDYIPSEDWKKEIMVGSMFQAEIPAGICKYKENEKVYENDDQLLWNPDFLPEDKVIEFLNEASRRTGDEKGLDAIPEGSHIKDNEQALYELVKCNFDTEESLRRLRFNVKAAREELSVWTEEECRNFEQGLKAYGKDFHVIQANKVRTRSVGECVAFYYMWKKSERYDFFAQQTRFGKKKYNLHPGVTDYMDRLLDESESAASSRAPSPPPTTSNSSTSQSEREDGATSSSNQNGVSANGPGEVPNKDEAKMEGLHVNGPTSGKKTPHTDLDTNGYETENLSIDPKLAHSTSRNENDFEEKSERPLKRRRINSNGKESPGSSEFFQEANSHGKLEELESLDD